The genomic region TTGCTGTACCGGATGAAAGTGCCCATTTTGTTACGGTATATTCTAAAAGTAATAAATTGCTAGGAAAAGAAGTTGCTGATAAAGAGGGAAAAGTAATTGCTGATTCTAATATGGGATTATATTTTATTAGAGAAGAGTATCCTACAAAAGAGTCTTATATTAGATTTGTAAAAGGAGCATTAGGAAAAAATTCAGATACTATTACTACTAAAGAAGGATTGGCGAATCCTTTAAATGTAAAAGCGATAGGTTATATTCCTCAGATTATAGGAGTGAGTATTGCAAGAATACTGGGAGGATCTGGAGAACAAATTTTATTGATAGGAAGATTATTTGCTCTTTTGTGGTATTGTTTTGTTATGTATTTTGCAATACGAATATTTCCGTTTAATAAAATGATTATTTTTGCAGTAGGATTATTGCCAATGACAATACAACAAGTGTGTTCGTTTAGTTATGATTCGATTTTATTAGGTTTATGCTTTTTCTTAATATCATACATTTTATGGTTAATTTATACTAAGGAGAGTGTGGAGATAAAGGATGTTCTAATATTAGTTTGTGCTATTAGTGGAATTGTAATGATTAAATATATATATATACCAATAATAGGGCTGCTTTTATTTGTCCCAAAACAAAAGTTTAATTTTAGAGTTAACAGAAAAAAAATAGCATTGTATATGTTTGGAATGCTTTCAATAGTTGAAATAGTTTCAAAAGTGACATTGATTACAGAAGCAGCAGAAAAAAATATGCAAATTAGATCGGATGGATTATACAAATATTCAATAGGATATATAATGAGTAATTTGGGTGATACATTGGTAGTAGTTGTTCGAACAATTTTTGAAAAGCTCTCTTTTTTTGTTGAGTCGATGATTGCCAATCCATTAGGTTGGGTAGATATACAGGTCCCGAACATTATTGTTATGGGGTTCGCTATTGTTTTGATTTTTAGTGCAATTCCAAATCATATATCAAAAAAAACGACTAAAAAGCTAATGATAATGTCAGGGGTTATAGTTATATTAGTTAGTGGATTGGTCTTGGCTGCGATGTTAATTAGTTATACCTATGTTGGATCAGATATTATTCTTGGGGTACAAGGAAGATATTTCCTTCCCGTTTTACCGTTGATATTGTTAATTATTCAAGGAAGTAAGAATATTGTTGTAAAAGATAGTATAGAGACAGAATTGATACTTGCTATTACGGGATTGCAGTTATATACAATTTGGTCAATAGTATCAGTTGTGATTACAAGATAGCAATTAAGATGTAAACTTGCTATAAAAAAGAAAAAATGCTATAATATACAAACATTTTGAAAGGTATCATAAGGAGATACGATGAAACGTTATATAGAAAATTTTAAAAAATTCCAACCACTGTTATATGAATTGGTTGCAAGAGATGTGAAAATAAAATATCGAAAATCCGTTCTGGGAGTTTTGTGGACACTTTTGAATCCATTAATGATGATGATTATTTTATCAATCGTATTTTCAAATTTAATGAAATTTGATGTGCAAAATTATTCGTTATATTTACTTTGTGGAC from Dorea longicatena harbors:
- a CDS encoding DUF2142 domain-containing protein, with amino-acid sequence MNNWKRNKYIITSIVIFFAFLTAMLISYNKIWKDKVQSPWAVMKVEDSPNYLGSKDIIELQNGKDVSQKIQMVSENLTGVAIKFANVDKKATGIIEIELLDPNSKLVERWKLDCAILQTDGYCNVQLKKDIKVKVGEKYELIIRPRLQDGKGLALELSRPSVITGHANVKGEKNISLSLAYKLYDGDGSALKYLIVAIIITALVAMLGSFLMMKKGKIASTFVVMTFFIGCIYIFVLPPFAVPDESAHFVTVYSKSNKLLGKEVADKEGKVIADSNMGLYFIREEYPTKESYIRFVKGALGKNSDTITTKEGLANPLNVKAIGYIPQIIGVSIARILGGSGEQILLIGRLFALLWYCFVMYFAIRIFPFNKMIIFAVGLLPMTIQQVCSFSYDSILLGLCFFLISYILWLIYTKESVEIKDVLILVCAISGIVMIKYIYIPIIGLLLFVPKQKFNFRVNRKKIALYMFGMLSIVEIVSKVTLITEAAEKNMQIRSDGLYKYSIGYIMSNLGDTLVVVVRTIFEKLSFFVESMIANPLGWVDIQVPNIIVMGFAIVLIFSAIPNHISKKTTKKLMIMSGVIVILVSGLVLAAMLISYTYVGSDIILGVQGRYFLPVLPLILLIIQGSKNIVVKDSIETELILAITGLQLYTIWSIVSVVITR